A genomic segment from Dermatobacter hominis encodes:
- a CDS encoding cupin domain-containing protein — protein MAEIERCSLSGDASPATDLIRDAAARQRSGAIQRLRERFPGWDPESSTLNLGLATPTLASTSLDDGVLDGVSSAIDRYLATGDLGERRATLVSSRENRAHPIPPSIGTERSTPNAGLNVDPFLGAEELLAGNTLNLNDAQAHLGGRVQDLCDDLALAFVAHVQMNVYVSWGEAPGFGAHWDDHDVIVVPVAGAKYWTVDEPPALAPIKDVIPAGGTGKSVWSGVLSRGDALMIPRGWPHHVAGLGEEVSVHLTASIRRPTALDLLVHLPSERFEREFELDDADLEHCLGSWASILTTEPRVGPIAATTARLAGFAGHRMRAVMPGGAVFLDERADAEALEMATNNRTVRIPRSSAPALAELLDGWRTVEEISAATGSPRDDVVDLVERLGSVGIVQLESPA, from the coding sequence GTGGCGGAAATCGAGCGCTGCTCGCTCTCCGGTGACGCCTCTCCAGCGACCGATCTGATCCGCGACGCCGCAGCGCGCCAGCGGTCCGGCGCCATCCAGCGCCTCCGGGAGCGGTTCCCGGGCTGGGACCCCGAGTCCTCCACCCTCAACCTCGGGCTGGCGACACCCACGCTGGCGTCCACCTCGCTCGATGACGGCGTCCTCGATGGGGTCAGTTCGGCCATCGACCGATACCTCGCGACCGGCGACCTCGGCGAGCGGCGGGCAACGCTCGTGTCGAGTCGCGAGAACCGAGCCCACCCCATCCCGCCGTCGATCGGCACCGAACGGAGCACGCCGAACGCAGGGCTCAACGTCGACCCGTTCCTCGGCGCCGAGGAGCTCCTCGCCGGCAACACGCTCAACCTCAACGACGCGCAGGCCCATCTCGGGGGACGGGTCCAGGACCTGTGCGACGACCTCGCGCTGGCCTTCGTCGCCCACGTCCAGATGAACGTGTACGTGAGCTGGGGTGAGGCGCCGGGCTTCGGCGCGCACTGGGACGACCACGACGTGATCGTCGTGCCTGTCGCCGGCGCCAAGTACTGGACGGTGGACGAGCCGCCGGCCCTCGCGCCCATCAAGGACGTGATCCCCGCCGGTGGCACCGGGAAGTCGGTCTGGAGCGGTGTCCTGTCCCGAGGGGACGCGCTGATGATCCCCCGTGGTTGGCCCCACCACGTGGCCGGCCTCGGCGAGGAGGTGTCGGTCCACCTGACCGCGAGCATCCGGCGTCCGACCGCACTCGACCTGCTCGTGCACCTGCCGTCCGAGCGGTTCGAGCGGGAGTTCGAGCTCGACGACGCAGACCTGGAGCACTGCCTCGGGTCTTGGGCGTCGATCCTCACGACGGAGCCCCGTGTCGGGCCGATCGCGGCGACCACCGCCCGGCTGGCGGGATTCGCCGGTCACCGCATGCGGGCGGTGATGCCGGGCGGAGCGGTCTTCCTCGACGAGCGCGCCGACGCGGAGGCGCTCGAGATGGCCACGAACAACCGGACCGTCCGCATCCCGCGGTCGTCGGCGCCCGCCTTGGCCGAGCTCCTCGACGGGTGGCGCACGGTCGAGGAGATCTCGGCCGCCACCGGCAGTCCACGCGACGACGTCGTGGACCTCGTGGAGCGTCTCGGTAGCGTCGGCATCGTGCAGTTGGAGTCCCCGGCATGA
- a CDS encoding twin-arginine translocation signal domain-containing protein encodes MSDVTPGDNTTSRRSALKKAAAAGAVGAAAWAAPKVEGFSIAPDYASAGTSTSIDVTLRLNGNGPGLAGANNFMNAAPSPAYTITQNGPSDSQAVIITAPLPGPTPATPVGNAVWTFPSGQDTDGPAISGGTVAFNVDGPHNRCRVTSSNTGWQGTTGGRPTLGNPVTPAPVPNNPGTFSQTISIPAGGESPYYNPASAINFIEVRIQCT; translated from the coding sequence GTGTCCGATGTGACCCCGGGTGACAACACGACCTCGCGGCGGAGCGCGCTCAAGAAAGCGGCGGCCGCCGGTGCCGTCGGAGCTGCGGCGTGGGCCGCGCCGAAGGTCGAGGGCTTCTCGATCGCTCCCGACTACGCGAGCGCCGGCACGAGCACCAGCATCGATGTCACGCTGCGGCTCAACGGCAACGGTCCCGGCCTGGCCGGCGCCAACAACTTCATGAACGCGGCGCCCAGCCCTGCGTACACGATCACGCAGAACGGCCCGAGCGACAGCCAGGCGGTCATCATCACCGCGCCGTTGCCTGGTCCGACGCCCGCGACCCCCGTCGGCAACGCCGTGTGGACGTTCCCGAGCGGCCAGGACACCGACGGACCGGCGATCAGCGGTGGCACCGTGGCCTTCAACGTCGACGGACCGCACAACCGGTGCCGCGTCACCTCGAGCAACACCGGGTGGCAGGGCACCACCGGCGGCCGGCCCACCCTGGGCAACCCGGTCACGCCGGCACCCGTCCCGAACAACCCGGGCACGTTCTCGCAGACGATCAGCATCCCCGCCGGCGGCGAGAGCCCGTATTACAACCCGGCGAGCGCGATCAACTTCATAGAGGTCCGCATCCAGTGCACCTAG
- a CDS encoding class I SAM-dependent methyltransferase — MDPIRKVLVDDHGGGETSYWEDEWSGLDLEATRAALLAGDPVLRLLERHLDADGLVLEAGCGSGAVAVALDGPGRTVVGIDLAAAAVRRAARAWPEFLGVVGDVTAMPFADRTFGAVVSLGVLEHTETGPGPALVEHRRVLRPGGLLLVTVPRISPLKAARDAWHLGIRRRDGYVSRGRWVVRRPTTSVERSSADGTGRAFHQYEFAARDWAARVRDAGFEVLSTEPHLVGAGLGDVPFLARRGGSSAGSSDHAGAMPTAATSTRPSGLARRLKRAATSEQGDDPLERAVAEVARRLVGHMVLAVARRPDR, encoded by the coding sequence GTGGACCCCATCCGGAAGGTGCTGGTCGACGACCACGGCGGCGGCGAGACCTCCTACTGGGAGGACGAGTGGTCCGGGCTGGACCTCGAGGCCACCCGGGCGGCGCTGCTGGCCGGCGACCCCGTGCTCCGGCTGCTGGAGCGCCACCTCGATGCCGACGGTCTGGTCCTCGAGGCGGGCTGCGGTTCGGGTGCCGTCGCGGTCGCCCTCGACGGGCCGGGCCGCACCGTGGTCGGCATCGACCTCGCGGCGGCCGCGGTGCGCCGCGCCGCCCGGGCCTGGCCCGAGTTCCTCGGCGTGGTCGGCGACGTCACCGCCATGCCGTTCGCCGACCGGACCTTCGGGGCGGTGGTCTCCCTCGGCGTGCTCGAGCACACCGAGACCGGACCCGGCCCGGCGCTCGTCGAGCACCGCCGCGTGCTGCGACCGGGCGGGCTGCTCCTGGTGACCGTCCCCCGGATCAGCCCGCTCAAGGCGGCCCGCGACGCCTGGCACCTCGGGATCCGGCGGCGCGACGGCTACGTGTCCCGGGGGCGTTGGGTGGTGCGCCGGCCCACGACGAGCGTCGAGCGGTCGTCCGCGGACGGGACGGGCCGGGCGTTCCACCAGTACGAGTTCGCCGCCCGCGACTGGGCGGCCCGGGTGCGCGACGCCGGCTTCGAGGTGCTGTCCACCGAGCCGCACCTCGTCGGTGCCGGCCTGGGCGACGTCCCGTTCCTCGCCCGGCGGGGCGGTTCGTCGGCCGGCTCGTCGGACCACGCCGGCGCGATGCCCACCGCAGCGACCTCGACCCGTCCGAGCGGCCTTGCCCGCCGCCTCAAGCGCGCCGCGACGTCGGAGCAGGGCGACGACCCGCTCGAGCGGGCGGTCGCCGAGGTCGCCCGGCGCCTCGTCGGCCACATGGTGCTGGCGGTCGCCCGCCGCCCCGACCGCTGA
- a CDS encoding molybdopterin-dependent oxidoreductase, translated as MTATSTAPRWAGALVGVVAAGVGVAVGELVAGTSDKLRGPIVAVGDRVVDNVPPSVKDWAISTFGTNDKAVLLGGVTVLLAVFAAVVGIVAVRRSLRLGLVGVGVFALVGVLASFGRGGTGWARPAPPIIGGLVAGWALVVLTRRAREAWPPLERSAVEGGATDGGAGGTATAVTPPAAEPMVVPGAATDRRRFLVLGAGLAGTAVVAGGIGRWLQGRAVAVAERLKVVLPTPSEPLPAVPASVHAEGAVPFITPNDDFYRIDTALVVPRVSTEGWELAVKGRVERPLTLTYRELLDRPMIEADITISCVSNEVGGDLIGTARWLGCRLDDLLDEAGIDPSADQVVGRSVDGFTAGFPTALLDGRPALVAVGMNGEALPIDHGYPARLVVPGVYGYVSATKWLSEIELTRFDEFEGYWIPRGWSQLGPIKTQSRIDTPESSSTVEAGADVPIAGVAWAMDRRIAKVEIQVDDGEWQETVLADEHNDTTWRQWRFVWRATPGQHRFRVRATDGTGETQTADEAPVAPDGATGWDRILLRVE; from the coding sequence GTGACCGCGACCTCCACCGCTCCACGCTGGGCCGGCGCGCTCGTGGGCGTGGTGGCGGCGGGCGTCGGCGTGGCCGTCGGCGAGCTCGTCGCCGGGACGTCCGACAAGCTGCGAGGTCCGATCGTCGCCGTCGGCGACCGCGTCGTCGACAACGTGCCGCCCTCCGTCAAGGACTGGGCGATCTCCACGTTCGGCACCAACGACAAGGCCGTGCTGCTCGGCGGCGTGACCGTCCTGCTGGCGGTGTTCGCCGCGGTGGTCGGCATCGTGGCGGTCCGCCGCTCGCTCCGGCTCGGGCTGGTCGGGGTCGGGGTGTTCGCGCTCGTCGGCGTCCTGGCCTCGTTCGGCCGAGGGGGGACCGGGTGGGCCCGCCCGGCTCCACCGATCATCGGCGGGCTGGTGGCGGGCTGGGCGCTGGTGGTCCTCACCCGCCGAGCTCGCGAGGCGTGGCCGCCGCTGGAGCGCAGTGCGGTCGAGGGTGGGGCAACCGACGGCGGGGCGGGCGGGACCGCGACGGCCGTGACCCCGCCGGCCGCCGAGCCGATGGTCGTGCCGGGCGCCGCCACCGATCGCCGGCGCTTCCTCGTGCTGGGCGCGGGCCTGGCCGGCACCGCCGTGGTCGCCGGTGGGATCGGGCGGTGGCTCCAGGGCCGGGCGGTCGCCGTCGCCGAGCGGCTCAAGGTCGTGCTGCCGACCCCGAGCGAGCCCCTGCCGGCGGTCCCGGCGTCGGTCCACGCCGAGGGGGCCGTGCCGTTCATCACGCCCAACGACGACTTCTACCGGATCGACACGGCCCTGGTCGTCCCCCGCGTCAGCACCGAGGGGTGGGAGCTCGCCGTGAAGGGGCGTGTCGAGCGGCCGCTGACGTTGACGTACCGGGAGCTGCTCGACCGCCCGATGATCGAGGCCGACATCACGATCAGCTGCGTGTCGAACGAGGTCGGCGGCGACCTCATCGGGACCGCCCGCTGGCTGGGCTGCCGCCTCGACGACCTGCTGGACGAGGCCGGCATCGACCCGAGCGCCGACCAGGTCGTCGGCCGGTCCGTCGACGGGTTCACCGCCGGGTTCCCCACCGCCCTGCTCGACGGTCGCCCGGCGCTCGTGGCCGTCGGCATGAACGGCGAGGCGCTGCCGATCGATCACGGCTATCCGGCCCGGCTCGTCGTCCCGGGGGTCTACGGCTACGTGTCGGCGACGAAGTGGCTGAGCGAGATCGAGCTCACCCGCTTCGACGAGTTCGAGGGCTACTGGATCCCTCGGGGCTGGTCCCAGCTCGGCCCCATCAAGACCCAGTCGCGGATCGACACGCCCGAGAGCAGCTCGACCGTCGAGGCGGGCGCCGACGTGCCGATCGCCGGCGTCGCCTGGGCCATGGATCGCCGGATCGCCAAGGTCGAGATCCAGGTCGACGACGGCGAGTGGCAGGAGACCGTGCTCGCCGACGAGCACAACGACACCACGTGGCGGCAGTGGCGGTTCGTCTGGCGGGCGACCCCCGGCCAGCACCGGTTCCGGGTGCGCGCCACCGACGGGACGGGGGAGACCCAGACTGCGGACGAGGCGCCCGTGGCCCCCGACGGTGCCACGGGCTGGGACCGGATCCTGCTCAGGGTGGAGTAG
- a CDS encoding type IV toxin-antitoxin system AbiEi family antitoxin domain-containing protein, whose protein sequence is MDPPLAELTATQMGLVTRRQLAELGMTRHAVDHEVAAGRLVRVTDRVLVLAGTPVTDLVRARCGTLDADGALSGRSDAALWGAPGYDLLPVHVTRLRGGRVRSTHLAIVHEPRQVLGEHITVHRGIPALRPHRLLFDLAATEPAGRVERTLDWMWSRRLVTIPRLERTLEQVAVRGRKGVVLMRELIDDRRDLPAPGSNLERRFEEIVRRALLPPFRRQVDLGDGDSWLGRLDFLSTTRLLVVEIDSELHHAALSDRRTDEERRQKLEAAGFMVRSLDEDDLFHRVPQTITRLQRWYDDAPR, encoded by the coding sequence ATGGATCCACCCCTGGCAGAGCTCACGGCGACGCAGATGGGACTCGTCACGCGACGCCAGCTGGCCGAGCTCGGCATGACCCGCCACGCGGTCGATCACGAGGTCGCCGCAGGGCGCCTGGTGCGCGTGACCGATCGGGTGCTGGTGCTGGCTGGGACACCGGTCACCGATCTCGTCAGAGCCCGGTGCGGCACGCTCGACGCCGATGGCGCGCTGTCGGGCCGGAGCGACGCAGCGTTGTGGGGCGCGCCGGGCTACGACCTCCTGCCGGTGCACGTCACGCGCTTGCGTGGCGGCAGGGTCCGGTCCACGCACCTCGCGATCGTGCACGAGCCGCGCCAGGTGCTCGGCGAGCACATCACCGTCCACCGGGGCATCCCTGCGCTCCGACCGCACCGCCTGCTCTTCGACCTCGCCGCGACGGAGCCGGCCGGCCGGGTGGAGCGGACGCTCGACTGGATGTGGTCCCGCCGCCTGGTGACGATCCCGCGGCTGGAGCGGACGCTCGAGCAGGTTGCGGTCCGGGGGCGGAAGGGCGTCGTCCTCATGCGCGAGCTCATCGACGACCGCCGCGACCTCCCCGCTCCCGGCAGCAATCTCGAGCGGCGGTTCGAGGAGATCGTGCGGCGAGCGTTGCTCCCGCCCTTCCGCCGGCAGGTCGATCTCGGCGACGGCGACTCGTGGCTCGGCCGGTTGGACTTCCTGTCGACGACCCGGCTCCTCGTCGTCGAGATCGACTCCGAGCTCCACCACGCCGCGCTGTCCGACCGGCGCACCGACGAGGAACGCCGCCAGAAGCTCGAAGCCGCCGGCTTCATGGTCAGGTCGCTCGACGAGGACGACCTCTTCCACCGTGTGCCGCAGACCATCACCCGGCTGCAGCGCTGGTACGACGATGCACCCCGTTGA
- a CDS encoding NADH-quinone oxidoreductase subunit N has protein sequence MSGLLTVLADERQIPTPDIDWAAIAPNLILMLGGILLLTVVSLLKGKLPSWFHAAWTIVVALGAMVAVVPLWRRVMDGGPETAMGGAVGLDGFSLAITANICIAVVFGALLLHGYVRRERLEGPEWYVLMLLSASGAVTMATADDLVVLFIGLEIMSVAVYVLAAMHARRISSQEAGMKYFVLGAFSSAFLLYGIALTYGATGSTNLASIQTFLSNNVVTSNGLLLGGVAFMLVGFGFKIAAVPFHFWTPDVYQGSPSPVVAFMATAVKAAAFAALIRVFVVALGPTYVNEWRPMIYALAVLTLVVGSLFAISQSNVKRMLAYSSINHAGFLLLGVLASSPEGNSATLFYLFAYTFMAAGSFAVTTVVGRTGDGHHSLDDYKGLSRVRPGLALVFAVLLLSQAGVPLTVGFLAKFYVIEAALQSDFAGAGVLCVIAMVTAVISAFMYLRIVASMYFSDPVDADAPAIRIPASAGIALGLAVLGVVVLGVIPGPLSNVVGDATAQLVAVVP, from the coding sequence ATGAGCGGGCTCCTCACCGTCCTCGCCGACGAGCGGCAGATCCCCACGCCCGACATCGACTGGGCGGCGATCGCGCCGAACCTGATCCTGATGCTCGGCGGCATCCTGCTGCTGACCGTCGTCTCGCTGCTCAAGGGCAAGCTGCCGTCGTGGTTCCACGCCGCGTGGACGATCGTCGTGGCGCTCGGCGCCATGGTCGCCGTCGTCCCGCTGTGGCGGCGGGTCATGGACGGCGGTCCCGAGACCGCCATGGGCGGCGCAGTCGGCCTCGACGGGTTCTCGCTCGCCATCACCGCCAACATCTGCATCGCCGTGGTCTTCGGCGCGCTGCTGCTGCACGGCTACGTCCGACGCGAGCGGCTCGAGGGCCCCGAGTGGTACGTGCTGATGCTGCTCTCGGCGTCCGGGGCGGTCACCATGGCGACCGCCGACGACCTGGTCGTGCTGTTCATCGGCCTCGAGATCATGTCGGTCGCCGTCTACGTGCTCGCCGCCATGCACGCCCGCCGGATCTCCTCGCAGGAGGCAGGCATGAAGTACTTCGTGCTCGGCGCCTTCTCGTCGGCGTTCCTGCTCTACGGCATCGCGCTGACCTACGGCGCGACAGGGTCGACGAACCTGGCCAGCATCCAGACCTTCCTGTCGAACAACGTGGTCACGAGCAACGGGCTGCTGCTCGGCGGCGTCGCGTTCATGCTCGTGGGCTTCGGCTTCAAGATCGCGGCGGTGCCGTTCCACTTCTGGACGCCCGACGTGTACCAGGGCTCGCCCTCGCCCGTGGTGGCCTTCATGGCCACCGCGGTGAAGGCCGCCGCGTTCGCGGCCCTCATCCGGGTCTTCGTCGTCGCCCTCGGCCCGACCTACGTCAACGAGTGGCGGCCGATGATCTACGCCCTCGCCGTGCTGACCCTCGTCGTCGGCTCGCTGTTCGCGATCTCCCAGTCGAACGTCAAGCGCATGCTGGCGTACTCGTCGATCAACCACGCCGGCTTCCTGCTGCTCGGCGTCCTGGCGAGCTCGCCCGAGGGCAACTCGGCGACGCTCTTCTACCTCTTCGCCTACACCTTCATGGCGGCCGGCAGCTTCGCCGTCACGACCGTCGTCGGCCGAACCGGCGACGGACACCACAGCCTCGACGACTACAAGGGCCTGTCCCGAGTCCGTCCCGGCCTGGCGCTCGTGTTCGCCGTCCTCCTGCTGTCGCAGGCCGGCGTGCCGCTCACCGTGGGCTTCCTGGCGAAGTTCTACGTGATCGAGGCGGCGCTGCAGAGCGACTTCGCCGGCGCCGGCGTCCTGTGCGTCATCGCCATGGTGACCGCCGTGATCTCGGCGTTCATGTACCTGCGGATCGTCGCCAGCATGTACTTCTCGGACCCGGTCGACGCCGACGCCCCCGCCATCCGCATCCCCGCCTCCGCCGGGATCGCCCTGGGCCTGGCCGTCCTCGGCGTCGTCGTGCTCGGGGTCATCCCGGGCCCGCTGAGCAACGTGGTCGGCGACGCGACGGCGCAGCTCGTCGCCGTCGTCCCCTGA
- a CDS encoding complex I subunit 4 family protein — protein sequence MGALLASEAAASSSFPLLAVMIILPFAGAALIGLVPRNREEFFRPIALLTSAATGALAIYLLTQFDRDDAGFQFTIDHSWITDLGVRLHFGVDGISLFLIVLTGVIFPIAILGAKPHGDEKAYYAWMLILMAGSMGVFSALDLLVFFIFFEVVLVPMYFLIGLWGYGERVYAATKFFLYTMFGSAFMLVGMIALAVLHQRETGGPITFDLVTLATDQAVSTTAARWIFVAFAIAFAVKVPLVPLHTWLPDAHTQAPTAGSVILAAVMLKLGTYGYLRFGLYLLPEAAAWAAPVMLTLGVIGITYGAIAATMQKDLKRLVAYSSVAHLGFIVLGTFSLTTQGITGGLLVMVNHGITTGALFLLVGMIYERRHTRLISELSGMQKAAPVLAGVFTVVMLASVGLPGLNGFPGELLSLLGAFKGARWWGVVAVTGVILAALYLLWAYQRTFHGKATGANATMRDMKMSEFLVMAPLLALIVFLGLFPGPMIETMEPSVKALVAHVSEHSDTDRADQEDVEKPVVKAEAAEAEQGEEHG from the coding sequence ATGGGCGCCCTGCTGGCCAGCGAGGCCGCCGCCTCCTCGTCGTTCCCGCTGCTCGCGGTGATGATCATCCTGCCGTTCGCGGGTGCGGCGCTGATCGGGCTCGTCCCGCGCAACCGGGAGGAGTTCTTCCGGCCGATCGCGCTGCTCACGAGCGCGGCCACCGGGGCGCTCGCCATCTACCTGCTCACGCAGTTCGACCGCGACGACGCCGGGTTCCAGTTCACGATCGACCACTCGTGGATCACCGACCTCGGCGTGCGCCTCCACTTCGGCGTCGACGGGATCAGCCTGTTCCTGATCGTCCTGACCGGCGTGATCTTCCCGATCGCCATCCTCGGCGCCAAGCCCCACGGCGACGAGAAGGCCTACTACGCCTGGATGCTGATCCTGATGGCCGGCTCGATGGGCGTGTTCAGCGCCCTCGACCTGCTGGTGTTCTTCATCTTCTTCGAGGTCGTGCTCGTCCCGATGTACTTCCTCATCGGGCTCTGGGGCTACGGCGAGCGGGTCTACGCGGCCACGAAGTTCTTCCTGTACACGATGTTCGGCTCGGCCTTCATGCTCGTGGGCATGATCGCCCTGGCGGTGCTGCACCAGCGGGAGACCGGAGGGCCGATCACCTTCGACCTGGTCACGCTGGCGACCGACCAGGCGGTGTCGACCACCGCGGCGCGCTGGATCTTCGTGGCGTTCGCCATCGCCTTCGCGGTGAAGGTCCCGCTGGTCCCGCTGCACACCTGGCTGCCCGACGCCCACACCCAGGCGCCGACGGCCGGCTCGGTGATCCTGGCCGCCGTCATGCTGAAGCTCGGCACGTACGGCTACCTGCGCTTCGGCCTGTACCTGCTGCCCGAGGCGGCGGCGTGGGCCGCGCCGGTCATGCTGACGCTCGGGGTGATCGGCATCACGTACGGCGCCATCGCCGCGACGATGCAGAAGGACCTCAAACGGCTCGTCGCGTACTCCTCGGTCGCCCACCTCGGCTTCATCGTGCTCGGCACGTTCTCGCTGACGACGCAGGGCATCACCGGCGGCCTCCTCGTGATGGTCAACCACGGCATCACCACCGGCGCGCTCTTCCTGCTCGTCGGGATGATCTACGAGCGGCGCCACACCCGGCTGATCAGCGAGCTGTCCGGCATGCAGAAGGCCGCGCCCGTCCTCGCCGGCGTGTTCACCGTCGTGATGCTGGCCTCGGTCGGCCTCCCGGGCCTCAACGGCTTCCCGGGCGAGCTGCTGTCGCTGCTCGGTGCGTTCAAGGGCGCCCGCTGGTGGGGCGTCGTCGCCGTCACCGGCGTGATCCTCGCTGCGCTGTACCTGCTCTGGGCCTACCAGCGCACCTTCCACGGCAAGGCCACCGGCGCCAACGCCACGATGCGCGACATGAAGATGTCCGAGTTCCTGGTCATGGCGCCGCTGCTCGCCCTGATCGTGTTCCTCGGCCTGTTCCCGGGTCCGATGATCGAGACGATGGAGCCCTCGGTGAAGGCGCTCGTCGCCCACGTGTCGGAGCACTCCGACACCGACCGGGCGGACCAGGAGGACGTGGAGAAGCCGGTGGTGAAGGCCGAGGCCGCAGAGGCCGAGCAGGGCGAGGAGCACGGCTGA
- the nuoL gene encoding NADH-quinone oxidoreductase subunit L, whose product MDLVWLIPALPVAGFVLLLALGKRMGDPLAGIVGTLAVAGSFVVSIIVALDLMAQPEEERQFVQTLWVWMPAGSFHVDFGFLLDPLSITMCLFITGIGALIHLYSVGYMKGDPAYPRFFTYLNLFVASMLLLVLGQNLLITFLGWEGVGACSYLLISFWFTDEANASAGKKAFVTNRIGDFGFMLGTFLVWVTVGSIDYVEIGRTAGAIVGVTATAVALLFFLAATGKSAQLPLFVWLPDAMAGPTPVSALIHAATMVTSGVFLLSRLSPIMENAGWANDVIAWVGAATALVAAGAALAQNDIKKVLAYSTVSQLGFMFVAIGSQNYTGALFHMITHAFFKALLFLGAGSVILAMAHEQDMRRYGNLRKYIPITFVTFMVGWLAISGIPPFAGFWSKDEILAGAFNVDGYGPVLWAIMLLCAVLTAFYMTRLVIMTFFGGTERWRVADTAAEAEPEIPADDEGAVAGTHAAASNDAHDAHDHHELTPDHTPHESPITMTLPLMVLAGLALLGGLLNLPFSHQLEYLKNWIEPVISGEHELPEAPVLFVLAALAIAGAVLGIFFAYRVYQQHKVDPATLEKPVFAHAWYIDETYAKVVGGPGEAAFQGIADFDATVVDGAVKGVAVGTEKAAKGIKPIQSGLVRTYATGVAIGTVLLAAFVIMRMSF is encoded by the coding sequence GTGGACCTGGTGTGGCTCATCCCGGCGCTGCCGGTGGCGGGGTTCGTCCTGCTCCTCGCGCTCGGCAAGCGGATGGGCGATCCCCTCGCGGGGATCGTCGGCACGCTGGCGGTCGCCGGATCGTTCGTCGTCTCGATCATCGTGGCGCTCGACCTCATGGCGCAGCCCGAGGAGGAGCGGCAGTTCGTCCAGACCCTCTGGGTGTGGATGCCGGCCGGTTCGTTCCACGTCGACTTCGGGTTCCTGCTCGACCCGCTGTCGATCACGATGTGCCTGTTCATCACGGGCATCGGCGCGCTGATCCACCTGTACTCGGTCGGCTACATGAAGGGCGACCCGGCCTACCCGCGGTTCTTCACGTACCTGAACCTGTTCGTGGCCTCGATGCTCCTGCTGGTGCTCGGCCAGAACCTGCTGATCACCTTCCTCGGCTGGGAGGGCGTCGGCGCCTGCTCCTACCTGCTGATCTCGTTCTGGTTCACCGACGAGGCCAACGCGTCGGCGGGCAAGAAGGCGTTCGTCACGAACCGCATCGGCGACTTCGGCTTCATGCTCGGCACGTTCCTCGTGTGGGTCACGGTCGGCTCGATCGACTACGTCGAGATCGGCCGGACCGCGGGCGCGATCGTCGGCGTCACGGCGACCGCCGTCGCGCTGCTGTTCTTCCTGGCCGCTACCGGCAAGTCGGCGCAGCTGCCGCTCTTCGTCTGGCTGCCCGACGCCATGGCCGGCCCGACACCGGTGTCCGCGCTCATCCACGCCGCGACGATGGTGACGTCGGGCGTGTTCCTGCTCAGCCGCCTGAGCCCGATCATGGAGAACGCCGGCTGGGCGAACGACGTGATCGCCTGGGTCGGCGCAGCCACGGCGCTCGTCGCCGCCGGCGCCGCGCTCGCGCAGAACGACATCAAGAAGGTGCTCGCCTACTCGACGGTGTCGCAGCTCGGCTTCATGTTCGTGGCGATCGGCTCGCAGAACTACACGGGCGCGCTGTTCCACATGATCACGCACGCCTTCTTCAAGGCGCTGCTGTTCCTCGGCGCCGGCTCGGTGATCCTCGCCATGGCCCACGAGCAGGACATGCGCCGCTACGGCAACCTGCGCAAGTACATCCCGATCACGTTCGTGACGTTCATGGTCGGCTGGCTGGCGATCAGCGGCATCCCGCCGTTCGCCGGCTTCTGGTCGAAGGACGAGATCCTGGCCGGTGCGTTCAACGTCGACGGCTACGGCCCGGTCCTCTGGGCGATCATGCTGCTCTGCGCCGTGCTGACGGCCTTCTACATGACCCGCCTGGTCATCATGACGTTCTTCGGCGGCACCGAGCGCTGGCGCGTCGCCGACACCGCGGCCGAGGCCGAGCCCGAGATCCCCGCCGATGACGAGGGCGCGGTCGCCGGCACCCACGCCGCCGCCTCGAACGACGCGCACGACGCCCACGACCACCACGAGCTGACGCCCGACCACACCCCGCACGAGTCGCCGATCACCATGACGCTCCCGCTCATGGTGCTGGCCGGCCTCGCGCTGCTCGGCGGCCTCCTCAACCTGCCGTTCTCGCACCAGCTCGAGTACCTGAAGAACTGGATCGAGCCGGTGATCTCGGGCGAGCACGAGCTGCCCGAGGCCCCCGTGCTGTTCGTGCTCGCGGCGCTCGCCATCGCCGGCGCCGTGCTCGGCATCTTCTTCGCCTACCGGGTGTACCAGCAGCACAAGGTCGACCCGGCCACGCTCGAGAAGCCGGTCTTCGCCCACGCCTGGTACATCGACGAGACCTACGCCAAGGTCGTCGGCGGTCCGGGCGAGGCGGCCTTCCAGGGCATCGCCGACTTCGACGCCACGGTGGTCGACGGCGCGGTGAAGGGCGTCGCGGTCGGCACCGAGAAGGCGGCCAAGGGCATCAAGCCGATCCAGTCCGGCCTCGTGCGGACCTACGCCACCGGCGTGGCGATCGGCACCGTGCTGCTGGCGGCGTTCGTGATCATGCGGATGAGCTTCTGA
- the nuoK gene encoding NADH-quinone oxidoreductase subunit NuoK, whose product MLALELALTESWYLVLAAILFAIGATGLMIRRNPLVMFMCVELMLNAVNLSFVAFARSLDDVGGQAVVFFVLVVAAAEVVVGLGIIVAIMRRRSGATADDISLMRG is encoded by the coding sequence ATGCTCGCCCTCGAGCTGGCGCTGACCGAGTCCTGGTACCTGGTGCTCGCCGCCATCCTGTTCGCCATCGGTGCGACGGGCCTGATGATCCGGCGCAACCCGCTGGTCATGTTCATGTGCGTCGAGCTGATGCTGAACGCCGTGAACCTGAGCTTCGTGGCCTTCGCCCGGTCGCTCGACGACGTGGGCGGCCAGGCCGTGGTGTTCTTCGTGCTCGTGGTGGCCGCCGCCGAGGTGGTCGTCGGCCTGGGGATCATCGTGGCCATCATGCGGCGCCGCTCGGGTGCGACCGCCGACGACATCTCGTTGATGAGGGGCTGA